From the Methanotorris formicicus Mc-S-70 genome, the window ATACTCTAATAACCTTTTTTCCATTACCTTCTAAAATAACAAATAAATCCTAAAAGCAACGATTAGTGAAGTTATTATCGCCGCCAATAAAGATACTAATTTTATCTTATAGGAAGGTGTTTTTTCCCTAAAAACAGATAGATACAAAATAAAATAAGATACCAAAGTTAAAAACATCCCTAAATCAACTAAGGCTTTTGATGAATATGTAGATAGAGCAGCAATAACAAATGAATTTAGAAGAACCCCATTTGTAGGAATACCTTTTCTCAACTCAACAAATGCATCTGAGAACTTTGGGATAAATATTTTGTCATGCGATAAAGCATATGGCATCCAACCTAAGGAAAAAAGCCAACTAAATACACACCCTCCAATTATAAGCAAGATACACATCCAGATTAAAGGATTATTCCCAATTAATGCCCCTATAACCTCCCTCAATTCACCATAACCCATGCTCGATGATATCACAACTAACGTATACAACAAATATAAAACTCCAATGATAAACGTCCCAATAATCAGACCATAGGCAATATCCCTTTCTGGATTTTTAAATGCCTCTGAAGGGATTGATATACCCTCCCAACCTGTCATAGTCCAAAGTCCAAAATAACCTGTTGTCAAAACCTTAAATAAATCAACCTTAGCATTAAAAACTGACAAATCAATTTTATTTGAGAATATTATGAACAACAAGGTAATTATCGTTAAAGTTCCAAAAATTCTCAAAAAATTCCCAACAATTTTAACACCATTTATAATAAGAAACGTTAAAACCACAACCAAAACAACCCCTACATACTCAAAAGTAAGGTAGATATTGAATATTATGCTAAAAAATGATACTACTGCCGAGATTGCAGTTACTCCAGCAAACCACAGCATGTAGGCAAAAATTACTCCTATTTTTTTTCCAAAAATTCTCATCACGTATTTATATGGCCCCCCACTTTTGGTTATCTTTGTTGTTGCATATGCAAATGGCAAAACCAAAACCATACTTATTATTAAAACCAAAATCCACCCATATATTGCAGACCTTCCAGCAATCAAATAGGTTAATGGAGATAAAACAAAAATTCCTCCACCGATGATTGAAGTTATTGTCAAAAACACCCCATCCTTTAGAGTTAGATACTTCACAACCCCACCTCACCATACACATTTAAATCCCTTAAATGCAAATATTTATCAACCTTTGCATATATAACTTTATTAAAGTTATTGTGAGGCGTTAAAATGAAGTGGGATGAAATTGCATTAAAAATTGCAAAAGACATTGAAAAGGACATAATGCCAATTTTTGGAAAGAAGGAAGCATCAAAATTTATTGGCTATAGTCCAAGTGGGGACAAGACAAAACTTGTTGATAAAATAGCAGAAGATATTGTTTTAGAACACCTCTTACCTTTGGATGTGAACATAGTTAGTGAAGAAAGTGGGGGCATAAATAAAGAAAGTGAATACACAGTTGTTGTTGACCCAGTTGATGGTTCATACAACTTCATCAAAGGTATCCCAATTTTTGGATTTAGTTTTGCAGTATTCAAAAAGAATGAGCCAATATACACAATGATTTATGAATTCGTAACCAAGAATGTTTATGAAGGAATTCCAAAAAGGGGGGCCTACCTTAATGGAAGGAAAATAAAAGTAAAGCCTCTTAAGTTGGAATCAATATCCTTAAGTTTTTATGGAAATAAGGATGCAAATTTCTTAAAAAATGTTAGAAGGTTTAGAATCTTGGGGGCTATTGCTGTCGAACTTGTATATT encodes:
- a CDS encoding APC family permease; this encodes MKYLTLKDGVFLTITSIIGGGIFVLSPLTYLIAGRSAIYGWILVLIISMVLVLPFAYATTKITKSGGPYKYVMRIFGKKIGVIFAYMLWFAGVTAISAVVSFFSIIFNIYLTFEYVGVVLVVVLTFLIINGVKIVGNFLRIFGTLTIITLLFIIFSNKIDLSVFNAKVDLFKVLTTGYFGLWTMTGWEGISIPSEAFKNPERDIAYGLIIGTFIIGVLYLLYTLVVISSSMGYGELREVIGALIGNNPLIWMCILLIIGGCVFSWLFSLGWMPYALSHDKIFIPKFSDAFVELRKGIPTNGVLLNSFVIAALSTYSSKALVDLGMFLTLVSYFILYLSVFREKTPSYKIKLVSLLAAIITSLIVAFRIYLLF
- a CDS encoding bifunctional fructose-bisphosphatase/inositol-phosphate phosphatase: MKWDEIALKIAKDIEKDIMPIFGKKEASKFIGYSPSGDKTKLVDKIAEDIVLEHLLPLDVNIVSEESGGINKESEYTVVVDPVDGSYNFIKGIPIFGFSFAVFKKNEPIYTMIYEFVTKNVYEGIPKRGAYLNGRKIKVKPLKLESISLSFYGNKDANFLKNVRRFRILGAIAVELVYLAKGSLDGVVDIRKYVRPTDIAAGVVIARESGAIITDENGEELTFNLSATERLNIIAVNSKELLDIILENIK